A genomic segment from Thamnophis elegans isolate rThaEle1 chromosome 3, rThaEle1.pri, whole genome shotgun sequence encodes:
- the LOC116506048 gene encoding uncharacterized protein LOC116506048, with protein MHSLQSILEGIRQGDYLTSIVLTEAYLHISICPDHCCFLRFCYNNCHYQYKALPFGLSSAPRAFTKVLVALTAHLRTVPIRIMSYLDGILILSRSRDRAVVDLDTTVHALQSHGFSINKAKSHLVPTTHILHLEAWFDTEATQVFLSEERQDSLRQLISQVDKGSKVSLATLSRLLGKMVSAITIVPWVRLHTRELQWLLLPFQKVQRSTSLVRIILHSEVRHSLHWWASPAISRGCHFRLEDRITITTDASLTGWGAHLDTHVAQGKWSEEESALSINLLRTFRHCPWRSPGEFHQTRRPPARGRWSTRTLSGSTNHLALEREGLRLDRFSARVIDTIQASRRPSTDHIYNATWRVFCEWCSNRITSVSASVPQVLEFLQDGLEKGLSPNTLRRQVAALSTMLSWGGGQLLSQHPAVRRFLKGASNLRPPIRTQISHMGLVYGPHLPHERPV; from the coding sequence ATGCACTCCTTGCAGTCAATATTAGAAGGAATAAGACAGGGTGACTACCTCACCTCTATCGTCTTGACAGAGGCATATTTGCATATATCTATATGTCCagaccactgttgtttcctccgtTTCTGCTACAATAACTGCCATTATCAATACAAGGCCTTGCCCTTTGGCCTCTCATCTGCCCCTCGGGCTTTCACTAAGGTATTGGTTGCCCTGACGGCTCATTTAAGGACAGTGCCCATCAGGATTATGTCCTATTTAGATGGCATCTTGATATTGTCCCGCTCTCGAGATAGGGCTGTGGTGGACCTAGACACCACGGTTCATGCCCTCCAATCCCATGGGTTTTCCATCAACAAGGCCAAGAGTCACCTGGTTCCTACCACTCACATTTTACACTTGGAGGCCTGGTTCGACACAGAAGCAACTCAGGTGTTCCTTTCTGAGGAGAGACAGGACAGTCTCCGACAGTTAATCTCCCAGGTGGACAAGGGGAGCAAGGTTTCACTAGCTACCTTGTCTAGgttgctggggaagatggttTCGGCCATCACAATTGTCCCTTGGGTCAGACTACACACGAGGGAATTGCAATGGCTCCTACTGCCCTTCCAGAAGGTGCAGAGGAGCACTTCCCTGGTTAGAATCATCTTGCATAGCGAGGTACGCCACTCCTTACATTGGTGGGCGTCTCCTGCGATTAGTAGAGGGTGTCATTTCAGGTTGGAGGACAGGATCACAATCACCACTGATGCGAGTCTCACGGGTTGGGGCGCCCACCTCGACACGCATGTGGCTCAGGGCAAGTGGTCAGAGGAGGAAAGTGCCTTGAGTATTAATCTCTTGCGAACCTTCAGACATTGTCCGTGGAGAAGCCCTGGAGAATTCCACCAGACCAGGCGTCCCCCagccaggggtcgctggagcactCGGACCCTCAGTGGCTCCACTAACCACCTGGCACTTGAGCGGGAAGGTCTGAGACTGGACAGGTTCTCCGCTAGGGTTATAGACACTATACAGGCGTCCAGGCGACCCTCCACGGATCATATTTATAACGCTACCTGGCGGGTGTTTTGTGAATGGTGTTCTAATAGGATAACGTCGGTTTCGGCCTCGGTTCCTCAAGTCCTGGAGTTCCTCCAGGATGGGCTGGAAAAGGGTTTATCGCCCAATACCCTTAGACGACAGGTAGCGGCCTTGTCAACTATGCTGTCCTGGGGAGGGGGCCAATTGTTATCTCAACACCCGGCGGTTAGGAGATTTTTGAAAGGGGCTTCTAATTTAAGGCCACCTATACGTACACAAATATCCCACATGGGACTTGTCTATGGTCCTCACCTCCCTCACGAAAGACCCGTTTGA
- the LOC116506047 gene encoding signal peptide peptidase-like 2B produces MKVDDRTSKRMILLFIRLFLTFIPSVLAQNPGVFHIRPEKGGDYCFLFPSQWIKSYQEDNKKHWFDLQPFTQNFTYSAMCCLPSFFGEDDNDGGGFSTRIASIRQGNCNLFQNARLHQINSTEGLLILGGDAPYPMKSLRSGYNWGHCEEISLPGFMLSDVDILYLVFKNLIRNLLHKTGIIYLMVMSTVTIGSYWAGSTEKKKQDNIKSQGQTQDFDEILIDTNICFTCTCMVMGTFMLLSLYCFYDYMMHAMIGIFCIYASFSLYWCLTPFVNKLPFGQHLVHFPYFHKDLEIRALLLAMLCLSVNATWIIFRNENWWSWVLQDVLGISIGIYLLKTVHMPTLKNCSLFLFTHLFYDILCLLVTPFLTKTGKDITDMTIFGSSNSEEIPFLLKVPILPSTSFLDNASFTAIGLGDVVLPGFLVAYCHRFDVQVESPGIYFLASILAYSYGLLVTFVVATFLQASQSTLLYLVPCILITTLTVAAFRKEIVLFWTGIESENEIIQPSSQKVIKHSITLKKSEEQLHELEEEKDIITVTFHLEELNSDNIFTKQLSDQKKDTKKMYCTLSHAALLNQHLVYQELIGDAEQQCLLGKNNLSSIQICNNLDDSD; encoded by the coding sequence ATGAAGGTAGATGACAGAACTTCAAAGAGAATGATACTGCTGTTCATCAGACTATTTCTTACTTTTATTCCATCTGTGTTAGCTCAGAACCCTGGAGTCTTCCACATCAGGCCAGAAAAAGGAGGTGATTACTGTTTCCTTTTCCCTTCACAATGGATAAAATCATATCAGGAAGACAACAAGAAACACTGGTTTGACCTTCAACCATTTACTCAGAACTTCACTTATTCAGCTATGTGTTGCTTGCCTTCATTCTTTGGGGAAGATGACAATGATGGTGGTGGATTTAGTACAAGAATTGCATCTATCAGACAGGGAAATTGCAATCTCTTTCAGAATGCAAGACTCCATCAGATTAATAGTACAGAGGGGCTTCTGATACTTGGTGGAGACGCTCCATATCCAATGAAAAGCTTGAGATCTGGATACAACTGGGGTCACTGTGAAGAGATTAGTCTCCCAGGATTTATGCTCAGTGATGTGGATATCCTTTATTTAGTCTTCAAAAATCTGATTAGAAATTTGTTACACAAAACTGGAATAATCTACTTGATGGTAATGAGCACAGTCACCATAGGAAGCTACTGGGCAGGAAGcacagagaagaaaaaacaagacaataTAAAAAGTCAGGGCCAAACACAAGATTTTGATGAGATATTAATTGATACCAATATCTGCTTCACGTGTACCTGTATGGTAATGGGCACCTTCATGCTTCTTTCTCTCTATTGCTTCTATGATTATATGATGCATGCAATGATTGGCATTTTCTGTATTTATGCATCTTTTAGCCTATACTGGTGTTTGACTCCATTTGTGAACAAACTCCCATTTGGGCAACATTTAGTCCATTTTCCATATTTTCATAAAGATCTAGAAATCAGAGCACTGCTTCTAGCAATGCTGTGTTTGTCTGTCAATGCAACCTGGATTATTTTCCGAAATGAAAATTGGTGGAGCTGGGTTTTGCAAGATGTTTTAGGAATTTCAATTGGCATTTACCTTCTGAAAACAGTTCACATGCCTACCTTAAAAAACTGCAGCTTGTTTCTGTTCACTCATTTGTTTTATGATATACTTTGCCTGTTAGTCACACCTTTTCTAACCAAAACAGGTAAAGACATTACAGATATGACAATTTTTGGGTCATCTAACTCAGAAGAGATCCCTTTTCTGTTGAAAGTACCAATATTACCATCAACATCCTTTCTGGATAATGCTTCATTTACTGCTATAGGCCTTGGAGATGTTGTACTTCCTGGTTTCTTGGTAGCCTACTGCCACAGATTTGATGTTCAAGTTGAGTCTCCAGGGATCTATTTCCTAGCTTCTATTCTGGCATACAGCTATGGCCTGTTGGTGACTTTTGTGGTAGCAACATTCCTACAGGCAAGTCAATCAACTCTTCTATATTTAGTGCCTTGTATACTCATCACTACATTGACTGTTGCTGCTTTTCGCAAAGAAATAGTACTGTTTTGGACAGGTATTGAATCTGAAAATGAGATTATTCAACCTTCTTCACAAAAAGTCATCAAGCATTCAATTACACTGAAAAAGTCAGAGGAACAGCTTCATGAATTAGAAGAGGAAAAAGATATTATTACTGTCACATTCCACCTAGAAGAGCTTAATAGTGACAACATATTCACAAAGCAATTATCTGACCAAAAGAAAGACACAAAGAAGATGTATTGCACATTAAGCCACGCAGCACTCCTCAATCAACATCTGGTGTACCAAGAGCTGATTGGAGATGCTGAGCAGCAATGTCTGCTTGGAAAAAACAACCTCTCATCTATACAAATTTGCAACAATCTGGATGATTCAGATTGA